The DNA sequence TCGAGGGAGTAGGCGAGTTCGAAGTTCCCGCCGGCAAGCGACTCGTGCTCGCCCTGACGGAAGAAGCCGGCATCGACCAGTTGCACGCCTGCGGCGGCAATGCGCGCTGCACGACCTGCCGCGTCGAGTTCCTCGCGGGCGAGCCGGATCGCATCACCGTCGCCGAACGGGACGTCCTCGCGGCGAAAGGTCTGTCCGCGGTGCGACTGAGCTGCCAGATCGCCTGCGATCACGATATGTCGGTCCGGGCCACCAGCCGTTTGGAAGGCAGCGGCCGCAAAGACGCCGGACACGCCCCGGCCGCCGAAATCCAGCCCGCGCCGGAATGGGTCAGCAAGTAAATTGCAGCGGGTCGCCGCGAGATCTAGTGCTTGTAAATCTTGTGCTGCGGGCGGCCCGAGAGAATCTGCTCCTTGCCCCAGCTTGTCACGTCTTTGAACGCCTGGCTGTGAATGAAATCGAGGAAGGCCTGCTCCTCCGACCACTCGCTGGTGATCAGGTACGAGGCGTCGTCGCTGACGTCTTTCCAGAGCGTCGAGCTGGTGTGCCCTTCGGCGGCCTTCAAAGCCGTGATCACGGCGGCGAACTTCTCTTCGAAATCAGCCTGTTTGCCCGGAAGTACGTGATAATTCATGCCGACGGTGATCATGCTGAAAGGCGCTCCTGCTGAAGGTTCATGGACGAATGATCGACACTGTCGGATCAGCGGCGATTCTATCAGTCCGCCGGGAAGGCCACTAGCACGCGCCGATTGAATGGGCGTCGCGTCGCGGTTAATCTATCCGTTGCTCACCAACCGGCCTTCCCGCCGCATTTCTTCCCCGCTGGTGCGTCCATGCCGATTCATTTGCCCGCCGTCGGTCGTCGTCAGTTTCTGCGCACATCGGTTGCCGCCGGTGTCGGGCTGCTGACTGTGCGGTGGACCAAGGCGGACGCCCTCGCCGCCGACGGCGAAAGTTGGGCCCTGCTCTCCGACACACACCTCTCGGGCGATCGCGACGAAATCAAGAACGAGGTGCATCTCTTCAAGAACCTCGACCAGGTCTTGAACGAAGTGCGCGGGCTGCCGCAACGACCCTCGGGCCTCCTCGTCAACGGCGACCTGGCCATGCTCGATGGGCAGCCAGCCGACTATCAGTTGCTAGCGGAAATGATGAGCACCGTCACGGCCGCCGACATCCCCGTACACTTGTCGCTGGGAAACCACGATCACCGTGAGAACTTCTGGCAAGCAATTGCCAACCAAAAGGCCCCGCAGCCGCCAGTCGAATCCCGGCAGATCACCGTCATCGAATCACCGCGCGTAAATTGGCTGCTGCTCGATTCCCTGGTCACGACCAATGAGGCGCCAGGCACGCTGGGCGAAACGCAATTGCATTGGCTGGTCACCGCGCTCGACGCGCAGCCCGACAAGCCAGCCATCGTCATGGTCCACCACAATCCCGATCCGAAGAACCCCAAGAGTTCGGCGCTGACGGATACTGACGCGCTGTTCGAGATCCTGCTCCCGCGCCGGCAAGTGAAAGCCTACGTCTTCGGTCACACGCACCACTGGAGTCATCGCGAGTATGAAGGGATCCACTTCGTCAACCTGCCGCCGACGGCCTATCCATTTCAAGCTGGCGACCCGAACGGCTGGGTGCATTGCACGCTGAACGACCACGGCGCGAAATTCGAACTCCGCGCAATCGACGCCAAGCACCCCAAGCAAGGCGAAACGCTAGACTTGAAATGGCGCACGTGAAGTTGGCCCATGGATGGTTTCGCCGACAGGAGGCGATGCTGGTCAGAGCAGGCGACTCGGGCGTCGTGGCTACAACACTCAATCGCAGTCTTCGATATTGAAAAGCGATGATCGACCGAAGCTTGACGATTAACGATGTCGCCGTGCCTCGCTTCCTCTACGGAACTGCGTGGAAGGAAGACCGCACGCAGCCGCTCACCGAGCTGGCGCTGCAGCAGGGATTTCGCGGCATCGACACCGCCAACCAGCGCCGCCACTATCACGAGGCGGCCGTCGGGCAGGCCATCGCGGCGTCGATCGCCACCGGCCTCGTCATCCGCGACGATCTGTTCCTGCAAACCAAGTTCACCTTCCGTGCCGGGCAAGATCATCGCCTGCCCTACAATCCCGAGTCTCCAATCGCCGAACAGGTCGCGCAGTCGTTCGCGAGCTCGTTGCAGCATTTCGGCGTCGAACGTATCGATTCCTATGTCTTGCATGGGCCTTCGACGTCCGTCGGACTGACGGCCGACGACTGGGCCGCCTGGCGAGCCATGGAAGGCATTCACAACAGCGGTCGTGTACGCCTGCTTGGTGTCAGCAACGTGTCACTCGAACAACTTCAACTCCTCTGCCAGCAAGCACGGATCCGTCCCAGTTTCGTGCAGAACCGTTGCTTCGCAGTTCGGGGCTGGGATCACGATGTCCGCGCCTTCTGTGCGGACAATCGCATCGTCTATCAGGGCTTTTCGCTGTTGACGGCGAATCGCAATGTGCTGGCCGCGCCTGCAATCGCAAGTATCGCGCAACGCCACAATCGCACCATCGCCCAAATCGTGTTCCGCTTCGCTCTCGAAGTCGGCATGCTTCCCCTGACTGGCACGACGGACCAAGAGCATATGAAATCCGATCTCGATATCTTCGACTTCCGATTAGAACCGAGCGAAGTCGAGGAGATCCTTCATATCGGCATTCGCTGAGCGCAACAACGCGCCCAAAGGCGACGCGCTGCAGGCGAGCCGCGCCTCACACGCAAACCGGTAGCGCCGCCAATCCGCGCGAGCCAAACCGCTTCGTGTAACGCACGTCTTCACGTCGCCCGGCCAGCCGCAGATTCGGGAAGCGCGTGAACAACTGCCGCAGCGCGACCTCCGTCTCCATCACGGCCAATTTCGCGCCCAGGCAGTAGTGAATCCCGGCCCCGAGCGCCAGATGGCGGTTCGGCTGGCGATGCAAATCCAACGTCTCGGCGTGCGCAAAATACTGCGGATCGAAATTTGCCGCCGCCAAAAACGCCAGCACCATCTCGCCTTTGCCGATTGCCTGACCTTGTAATTCCAAGTCCTCGCGCGCATACCGCGGCTTGGTGGTCTGGGCAAACGAAAGGTATCGAAACAACTCCGGCACCGCGGTCTCGACCAGGCGCCAATCCTCGCGCAACTCTCGAAACTGCTCCGGATGATCCAACAGTATTAACGCGCTGCCGGCGATCTGATGCAGCGTCGTCTCGTGCCCGGCGACCAGCAGCAGAAACACCATCGCCACCAACTCGTCTTCGTTCAGCCGATCCCCCGCCGCTTCCACGTGAATCAGCGCCGACAACAACCCGTCGCGGGGCCGGGCGCGTTGCCGCACAATCTCCTCGCGCACGTAATTCAATAGTTTTGACAGCCCGCTCAATGCCCGCACAATTCCCAGAATGTTCGTCACCACGCCGAATCGCGACGCCCAGCGCGTGAACTGCGCGCGATCTTCTTGAGGCAGGCCCAACAATTCGCAGATCACGGACAGCGGGAAAGGCCGCGCGAAATGCGTAATCAAATCGACGCCTGACGGATTGCGACGCGCTTCCACGGCGAATTGGTCGAGCGCATCGGTTGCGAGCGCTTCCAATCGAGGCCTGAGCGACTCAACCTGTTGCCGTTGAAACGCCTGATCCACCAGATTCCGCAGCCGTCGATGGTCTGGCTCGTCCTTGGCCAGCATCTGCATTCGCAACGGCTGCAAACGCTTAGGCAGGCACCGTAGTAGCAATCCCATCCCCGAATGTCCCGCCGTCGTTGGATTCTGCAAGTACCGAGTGTGATCTCTCAGTAAATCGTTCACCGCCTCATAACTGGTCGCCGCCCAGACCTGGCCGAACAACGGGACGCGCACCCGAATCACCTGCCCGGCCTCGCGCATCCGCGCCAACGTCGGAAACGGATTCGCTTTGAACGCTTGCGAGGTGAGGTCGAAACGCATCGCCGCCGGATTTTGCACTGCCGTCTCCTGCATGGGCTGTCGCCTGAATGCGGCGCATTGTACCACGCGGGCGCTCGCGCTCATCGCCGCTTATGAGCAGGCGAAAAAGGTCTACAATAACGTCGTCTCTTGACTTGGACAGGTTCGACGCACCGTCGGTTCACCTACCCGCCATGGATACGTTGACAGCCGCGCGACTCCAGATGACGGTGTCGCTCGCGTTTCATATGGTCTTTGCCGCCATCGGCATCGGACTCCCGCTCTTGCTGGTGCTCGTCGAAGGGCGCTATCTCCGCACCGGCCAGCAACACGACCTCGACCTCGGCAAACGCTGGGCGAAAGTCACCGGCCTTCTGTTCGCCGTCGGCGCCATCTCCGGCACCGCCTTGGCGTTCGAGCTTGGCCTCCTCTGGCCGCGTTATATGGAAATCACCGGCGCGGTCGTCGGCCATATCTTCGGCCTCGAAGGTTACGCCTTTTTTCTGGAAGCCATCTTCATCGGCCTCTATCTGTATGGCTGGGATCGCTTGTCGCCTCGCGCGCATTGGTGGTGCGGCGTCGTCATTGCCGTCTCCGGCATGGTCTCCGGCATACTCGTCCTCGGCGTGAACGCTTGGATGCAATTGCCAGTCGGCTTCGAACTCGACGGCTCGCGCGTCGTCGTCAGCGACCCCATCGCCATCTTCAAGCAGGCCGGCTGGTTCTACATGGCCGTGCATTCGACGCTCGCTTGTTATACCTCGGTGGCCTTTGCCGTCGCTGGCTACTACGCCTTCGCCTGCCTCCGCGGAAGGCAGGGCGCGAAGTCCCTGACCGCCATGAACATCGCCATGGCAGTCGGCGCCGTCGCGGCGCTTTTGCAACCGGTCAGCGGCGATTTTCTCGCCAAGTTCGTCTTTCAAACGCAGCCTGCCAAGTTCGCCGCCATGGAAGGGCAATTCGAAACGCAAGCCCGCGCTCCGCTCCGTATTGGCGGCTGGCCCGACGTGGAATCGCGCCACACCGACTGGGCCATCGAGCTTCCCGGCGGCTTGAGTTTTCTCGCGGCGCACGACATGAACGCCGTCGTGCCGGGCTTGGATCAGCTCCCGGAGTCCGATTGGCCGAACGTGGAGCTCACGCATCTTTCGTTTCAAATCATGGTTGGCATCGGCGTCTACCTGATGTTCCTCTCCGTCTGGTACTGGTTCGCCCGTTACCGGCAGGGCCCGGCGTTCGCGCCGAGCCGACTTCTGCTGTGGGCGCTCGTCATCTCCGCGCCGCTCGGCTTCATCGCCCTCGAAGCCGGCTGGATGGTTACCGAAGTCGGCCGCCAACCTTGGGTCATCAACGGCGTCCTTCGCACCGAGGACGCCGTCACCACCGCCGCCGGCGTTCCGGCCGTGTTCTATCTGTTCACAGCGCTGTACGCGACGTTGACCGTCACCGTACTCGTGCTGCTCTCCCGCATGGCCCGCCCACCTCAACCGGGAGCGCGGGACGCCGCATGACGCACGAACAACTCGTCAACGCCGCTGCCGCCGCCGCGCTCCTGGGCTTGATGGCCTACGCACTGCTCGGCGGCGCCGATTTCGGCGGCGGTGTCTGGGATCTCTTCGCCGCCGGGCCGCGCAAGCGCGCTCAGCGCACGGCCATTCGCCATGCCATGGGCCCCGTCTGGGAGGCCAATCACGTTTGGCTGATCTTCGTGATCGTCGTCCTCTTCACCTGCTTCCCCCATGGCTACGCCCCGCTCAGCGTCGCGCTGTTCGCGCCGTTTCACCTCGCGCTCTTGGGAATCATGCTGCGCGGGGCCGCCTTCGTCTTTCGCGGCGCGGCCTCCGATGGCCCCAGTCCCTGGGGCGTTGTCTTCGGCGTGGCGTCGACAATCTCGCCCGTCCTGCTGGGCGTCGCGTTCGGCGTCGTCACCGAAGGCCACATCCGCATCGACGCCAGCGGCGATATCAGCGCCATGCCGCGCGGACATTGGCTCAGCCCGTATGCGTTTGCCTGCGGCTTGCTCGCTTTGGCCGCTTGTGCTTATCTCGCGGCGGTTTATCTCGCCGTCGAAACTGACGGCGACCTCCGCGAAGATTTCCGACAACGCGCCATCTGGGCGGGCACCGCGACGGCCGGACTTTCCTTCATCGTGCTCGGCTTCGGCGTCCAGGAAGCGAACTGGTTCGTGCGCGAACTCACGAAATTACGTGCCTTGCCGGTGCTCAGCGCGGGCTTAATCTGCTTCGGCCTCTCCGCCTGGGCCGTGTTTAATCGCCGCTATCGATGGAGCCAAATCTTCGCCGCCGGCGAAATCATCTTCCTGCTCCTCGGCTGGGGACTCGCGCAACATCCGTATCTGATTTATCCGGACGTCACGCTCCTCGCCGCCGCGGCTCCTTCGCCCACCATCCGCTTTCTGCTCTGGACGATCCCCTTTGGCGCAGCGCTCCTCGTACCATCGCTGTGGCTACTCTTCCGCGTCTTCAAGACAGAGAAGTCGTAGACGCCACTTCATGCGGTGCGGAAACCAAGTCATTCGTCTTCCAGCATCCGCTCCACGTCGCGCCAAGTCGCCAGCCAGCGCTGATCCATCTTCGCATGCCGAATCCGCCATAGAATTAGCGACAACACGATCACGGGCGGCACGAACGGCAAGACAGCCCAGCTCCAATTCCGATCGACCTCGACCCAACTCGACCAGCGACTCCAGCCCAACAGGCACGCGGCCAGGAACGGCGTCAGCAGCGAGACGGCGAAGTACACCACGTACATCTGACGGTTGAGGCCAAACCGCCAGCCCATTCCGAGCTTGCGGCGCCCCAGGTGCTTTTGCAGCGCCGGCAGAATTCGGGCTTCCCAATCCGATTGCCCGCTGCACGCCAAATATCCGCCGAGCATGATGAGATCGTTCAAGAACGTCCAGCCGCTCCACAAATACAACGCGTACACGCAATTCGCGGCGAACGCAGTCGCCTGCAACGGCGCGGCCAGACTGGGCCAAGCATCGGGCGCGACGTTTCGATTGCTGATCAACACCAGCATCGTGATCGCCACGCCGCAGGCCGTGACTATGGCGTGCGAGATCTGTCCCCGGGCCGCGATGTAGCCCTGGATCTCATTCGTGATCCGCTGAACGTCGCCATCCCTGTTGGTCCGCAATCGCAGCGACGAACCTTCCGGCAATTCATCGCCTGGCATCG is a window from the Planctomycetia bacterium genome containing:
- a CDS encoding cytochrome P450, producing the protein MQETAVQNPAAMRFDLTSQAFKANPFPTLARMREAGQVIRVRVPLFGQVWAATSYEAVNDLLRDHTRYLQNPTTAGHSGMGLLLRCLPKRLQPLRMQMLAKDEPDHRRLRNLVDQAFQRQQVESLRPRLEALATDALDQFAVEARRNPSGVDLITHFARPFPLSVICELLGLPQEDRAQFTRWASRFGVVTNILGIVRALSGLSKLLNYVREEIVRQRARPRDGLLSALIHVEAAGDRLNEDELVAMVFLLLVAGHETTLHQIAGSALILLDHPEQFRELREDWRLVETAVPELFRYLSFAQTTKPRYAREDLELQGQAIGKGEMVLAFLAAANFDPQYFAHAETLDLHRQPNRHLALGAGIHYCLGAKLAVMETEVALRQLFTRFPNLRLAGRREDVRYTKRFGSRGLAALPVCV
- a CDS encoding 2Fe-2S iron-sulfur cluster-binding protein, coding for MPKLTVEGVGEFEVPAGKRLVLALTEEAGIDQLHACGGNARCTTCRVEFLAGEPDRITVAERDVLAAKGLSAVRLSCQIACDHDMSVRATSRLEGSGRKDAGHAPAAEIQPAPEWVSK
- a CDS encoding metallophosphoesterase is translated as MPIHLPAVGRRQFLRTSVAAGVGLLTVRWTKADALAADGESWALLSDTHLSGDRDEIKNEVHLFKNLDQVLNEVRGLPQRPSGLLVNGDLAMLDGQPADYQLLAEMMSTVTAADIPVHLSLGNHDHRENFWQAIANQKAPQPPVESRQITVIESPRVNWLLLDSLVTTNEAPGTLGETQLHWLVTALDAQPDKPAIVMVHHNPDPKNPKSSALTDTDALFEILLPRRQVKAYVFGHTHHWSHREYEGIHFVNLPPTAYPFQAGDPNGWVHCTLNDHGAKFELRAIDAKHPKQGETLDLKWRT
- a CDS encoding aldo/keto reductase codes for the protein MIDRSLTINDVAVPRFLYGTAWKEDRTQPLTELALQQGFRGIDTANQRRHYHEAAVGQAIAASIATGLVIRDDLFLQTKFTFRAGQDHRLPYNPESPIAEQVAQSFASSLQHFGVERIDSYVLHGPSTSVGLTADDWAAWRAMEGIHNSGRVRLLGVSNVSLEQLQLLCQQARIRPSFVQNRCFAVRGWDHDVRAFCADNRIVYQGFSLLTANRNVLAAPAIASIAQRHNRTIAQIVFRFALEVGMLPLTGTTDQEHMKSDLDIFDFRLEPSEVEEILHIGIR
- a CDS encoding cytochrome ubiquinol oxidase subunit I translates to MDTLTAARLQMTVSLAFHMVFAAIGIGLPLLLVLVEGRYLRTGQQHDLDLGKRWAKVTGLLFAVGAISGTALAFELGLLWPRYMEITGAVVGHIFGLEGYAFFLEAIFIGLYLYGWDRLSPRAHWWCGVVIAVSGMVSGILVLGVNAWMQLPVGFELDGSRVVVSDPIAIFKQAGWFYMAVHSTLACYTSVAFAVAGYYAFACLRGRQGAKSLTAMNIAMAVGAVAALLQPVSGDFLAKFVFQTQPAKFAAMEGQFETQARAPLRIGGWPDVESRHTDWAIELPGGLSFLAAHDMNAVVPGLDQLPESDWPNVELTHLSFQIMVGIGVYLMFLSVWYWFARYRQGPAFAPSRLLLWALVISAPLGFIALEAGWMVTEVGRQPWVINGVLRTEDAVTTAAGVPAVFYLFTALYATLTVTVLVLLSRMARPPQPGARDAA
- a CDS encoding cytochrome d ubiquinol oxidase subunit II, with the protein product MTHEQLVNAAAAAALLGLMAYALLGGADFGGGVWDLFAAGPRKRAQRTAIRHAMGPVWEANHVWLIFVIVVLFTCFPHGYAPLSVALFAPFHLALLGIMLRGAAFVFRGAASDGPSPWGVVFGVASTISPVLLGVAFGVVTEGHIRIDASGDISAMPRGHWLSPYAFACGLLALAACAYLAAVYLAVETDGDLREDFRQRAIWAGTATAGLSFIVLGFGVQEANWFVRELTKLRALPVLSAGLICFGLSAWAVFNRRYRWSQIFAAGEIIFLLLGWGLAQHPYLIYPDVTLLAAAAPSPTIRFLLWTIPFGAALLVPSLWLLFRVFKTEKS
- a CDS encoding antibiotic biosynthesis monooxygenase, translating into MITVGMNYHVLPGKQADFEEKFAAVITALKAAEGHTSSTLWKDVSDDASYLITSEWSEEQAFLDFIHSQAFKDVTSWGKEQILSGRPQHKIYKH